The Acanthopagrus latus isolate v.2019 chromosome 13, fAcaLat1.1, whole genome shotgun sequence genome contains a region encoding:
- the synj1 gene encoding synaptojanin-1 isoform X2: MAFSKGYRIYHKLDPPPYSVIVETRTREECLMFESGAVAVLSAAEKEAIKNTYSKIVDAYGILGVLRLNLGDSMLHSLVVVTGCSSAGKVQDSEVFRVTQTDFISLKNDPGDEDRIAEVRKVLNSGHFYFAWSATGVSMDLSLNAHRRILEDTTDNRFFWNQSLHLHLKHYGVNCDDWLLRLMCGGVEIRTIYAGHKQAKACIFSRLSSERAGTRFNVRGTNDDGQVANFVETEQVIFLDDRVSSFIQIRGSIPLFWEQPGIQVGSHRVKLSRGFEANAPAFERHFTALRRLYGKQVIINLLGSKEGEHMLSKAFQSHLKASEHASAVKMVNFDYHQNVKGGKTDKLHSVLKPYLSKFIEECGFFYYSGEMGITRTQGGTIRTNCLDCLDRTNSVQAFFALEMLPKQLEEMGLTEKPQLVARFQEVFRTMWSANGDSVSKIYAGTGALDGKAKLKDGARSVTRTIQNNFFDSSKQEAIDILRLGSTLNSDLADKARALLTTSSLYVTEPVLQSASPRVLLGMCQNYQKYTRPKQIRVCVGTWNVNGGKQFRSIAFRNQTLNDWLLDAPKKAGHPDFQDSKANPIDIFAIGFEEMVELNAGNIVSASTTNQKLWAAELQKNISRDHKYVLLASEQLVGVCLFVFIRPQHAPFIRDVAVDTVKTGMGGATGNKGGVAIRLLFHTTSICFVCSHFAAGQSQVKERNDDYSEITRRLTFPMGRLLYSHDYVFWCGDFNYRISMPNEEVKDLIKQQNWDALTAGDQLLDQKNAGLVFRGFIEGKLDFAPTYKYDLFSEDYDTSEKCRTPAWTDRILWKRRKWNFDRTAEEMNVVGAASTSGENEDDPEHPWSPGTLKYYGRAELKTSDHRPVVAIMDVDILEVDPEARHQVYKEVIALQGPPDGTILVSLCSSGPEDYFDDALIDELLDKFAQFGEVILIRFVEEKMWVTFLEGYSALAALSLSASTVLGKVIDIRLKSPGWIKSLEEEMSVERICGSIPTSASSTLLAEDTDMGDDDYDMEGDVDEEVEEILPQHLQPGAGSGPGSSPLPSPRSSPCPSPTHGEPSAPSRPSRGQPTRPSQGPPVDFQPGAPQGIEPKRPPPPRPGAPPARPAPPQRPPPPSGGMSPLPVRKDSGDCGICPSPLLGRRGSEGPKSPALPRPDAAAGRGQVAVGAPGPGGAPRPNIPARVGVISVPPQSRPPPPAHPGAPRPIPEVHPGAPRPIPDTHPGAPRPIPSAQPKPTDLPPGPPSGPPPTEPPPVRAQVPSPMQPPMQPQAAAPSVQSQLPAPMQPTLPTPLQPQQAAAAPAGPPQALASPKPPPRSRSSHALPPDAAKPETAPAAQTNGLNGIQREAQWKPDPFDTLRSDLLSSSSTPWHTTQSLNRGSSLRAPPSIPASRPSSNTLPTSFSLQSSALSDLQALDSSSSSSLSTPSPFASSLLPPPPVPSRSRSQETLRASPGSFPADPQPARPSSTNPFTGPLAQQQHHRSLTPDFSIQRPAQPFNLQRTMSALTQPLIPMPAPTAAAPAPQIQRTMSLFGPPSTLNPNPLLPLTPEHSSTPALPLAPPSSIPPALAPRRQPPPAAGKQTQQWVTFDDDFPATSKTPQVPIFPSSSLVSQTRTLPSRSVFDSEPDWLSSAPSGFPTLPPPVPTRTGNPKLPEGPSDDCFFSRESTER, translated from the exons ATGGCCTTCAGCAAGGGATATCGCATCTACCACAAGCTGGATCCACCCCCCTACAGTGTCATAGTGGAAACTAGGACCAGGGAAGAATGCCTCATGTTCGAATCAGGGGCTGTTGCCGTTCTGT CGGCGGCAGAGAAGGAGGCCATCAAAAACACATACTCAAAGATTGTTGATGCTTATGGAATCCTGGGTGTCCTCCGCCTCAACCTGG GTGACTCCATGCTCCACAGTCTGGTGGTTGTGACAGGATGCAGCTCTGCGGGGAAGGTGCAGGATTCAGAGGTTTTCAGAGTCACGCAGACAGACTTCATATCACTGAAGAATGATCCAGGGGACGAAGACCGGATTGCTGAGGTGCGAAAGGTCCTAAACTCAGGACACTTCTACTTTGCCTGGTCTGCCACTGGAGTCAGCATGGACTTGAGTCTCAATGCACATCGCAGGATCCTAGAAGATACTACAGATAACCGTTTCTTTTG GAACCAGTCTCTGCACCTGCATCTAAAACACTACGGAGTAAACTGTGATGACTGGCTGTTGAGGCTGATGTGTGGGGGTGTGGAGATCAGGACTATCTATGCAGGGCACAAACAGGCTAAGGCCTGCATCTTCTCTCGCCTCAGCTCAGAGCGAGCAGGAACACGATTCAACGTCCGAGGAACAAACGATGATGGCCAGGTGGCCAACTTTGTGGAGACGGAACAG GTTATTTTCCTGGATGACAGAGTCTCATCCTTCATACAGATCCGTGGGTCCATTCCTCTTTTCTGGGAACAGCCAGGAATCCAG GTTGGCTCTCATCGTGTCAAACTCTCAAGGGGATTTGAGGCAAATGCCCCGGCATTCGAAAG acACTTCACTGCACTGCGGAGGTTGTATGGCAAACAGGTGATCATCAACCTGCTCGGGAGTAAGGAAGGAGAACACATGCTCAGCAAAGCATTTCAG AGTCACCTGAAGGCATCGGAGCACGCGTCAGCAGTGAAAATGGTGAACTTTGACTACCATCAAAATGTGAAGGGAGGCAAGACAGACAAACTCCACAGTGTCCTCAAACCCTACCTCAGCAAGTTCATAGAGGAGTGTGGGTTCTTCTACTACTCTGGAGAGATGGGCATCACAAG GACTCAGGGTGGAACCATTAGGACCAACTGCCTGGACTGTCTGGATAGAACCAACAGTGTCCAGGCCTTCTTTGCCCTTGAG ATGTTGCcaaagcagctggaggaaatgGGTCTTACAGAGAAGCCCCAGCTGGTGGCCAGATTCCAGGAGGTTTTTAGGACCATGTGGTCCGCCAATGGAGACTCCGTCAGTAAGATCTATGCGGGCACCGGTGCCCTGGATGGCAAGGCCAAG CTAAAAGATGGAGCTCGCTCTGTGACAAGGACCATCCAGAATAACTTCTTCGACAGCTCCAAGCAGGAGGCTATAGACATCCTGAGGCTGGGCTCCACGCTTAACAGTGATTTGGCTGACAAAGCTCGGGCCTTGCTCACCACCTCCAGTCTTTACG TCACTGAGCCGGTCTTACAATCAG CCTCCCCGAGAGTATTGCTGGGAATGTGTCAGAACTACCAGAAATACACAAGGCCCAAGCAGATCCGGGTGTGTGTGGGTACCTGGAATGTCAACGGGGGTAAACAGTTCCGCAGCATCGCTTTCCGCAACCAGACACTCAACGACTGGCTGTTGGATGCTCCAAAGAAGGCGGGGCATCCTGACTTCCAGg ACAGCAAAGCCAACCCCATAGATATCTTTGCCATTGGTTTTGAGGAAATGGTTGAACTAAATGCTGGCAACATCGTCAGTGCCAG CACGACCAACCAGAAGCTTTGGGCAGCCGAGCTACAAAAAAACATATCGAGGGACCACAAATATGTGCTGCTGGCTTCAGAGCAGCTGGTGggagtgtgtctgtttgttttcatccgCCCCCAACACGCACCTTTCATCAG GGATGTCGCTGTTGATACTGTAAAAACCGGAATGGGCGGGGCTACAGGCAATAAAGGAGGTGTGGCCATACGCCTGCTGTTCCACACCACCAGCATCTGCTTCGTCTGCTCCCACTTTGCTGCTGGCCAGTCACAGGTCAAGGAGAGGAACGACGACTACAGCGAGATCACGCGCAGACTCACCTTCCCCATG GGTCGTCTGCTGTACTCACACGACTACGTTTTCTGGTGTGGAGACTTCAACTACCGAATCAGCATGCCCAACGAGGAAGTCAAGGATCTGATCAAACAGCAGAACTGGGATGCCTTGACAGCTGGGGACCAGTTGTTGGACCAGAAGAATGCTGGTTTG GTTTTCCGAGGTTTCATTGAGGGGAAGTTGGATTTTGCCCCCACCTATAAGTATGACCTCTTCTCAGAGGATTATGACACCAGTGAGAAGTGCCGCACGCCAGCCTGGACTGACCGCATActctggaagaggaggaagtggaactTTGACAGAACGG CTGAGGAGATGAATGTAGTAGGTGCAGCTTCTACATCTGGAGAGAATGAGGACGATCCAGAACATCCTTGGAGCCCTGGGACTCTGAAATACTATGGCAGGGCTGAGCTTAAGACCTCAGACCACAG GCCTGTGGTGGCCATAATGGATGTGGACATCCTGGAGGTGGACCCCGAGGCCCGGCACCAGGTCTACAAGGAGGTCATCGCCCTGCAAGGGCCTCCAGATGGCACTATCCTGGTGTCGCTGTGCTCCTCTGGTCCTGAAGACTATTTCGATGATGCACTCATAGATGAACTGCTGGACAAGTTtgctcagtttggagaagtcaTACTTATCAG GTTTGTTGAGGAGAAGATGTGGGTGACCTTCTTGGAAGGATACTCTGCTcttgctgctctgtctctcagcGCTTCCACT GTCCTTGGCAAGGTGATTGACATCCGTCTGAAGAGTCCAGGCTGGATCAAGAGTCTCGAGGAGGAGATGAGTGTGGAGAGAATCTGCGGGAGCATCCCCACCTCAGCCAGCTCCACCCTGCTCGCTGAGGACACGGACATGGGCGACGATGATTACGACATGGAAG GTGACGTGGATGAAGAGGTTGAGGAGATCCTTCCCCAGCACCTGCAGCCTGGAGCAGGCTCTGGCCCTGGATcttcccctcttccctcccccCGCAGCAGTCCCTGTCCCTCCCCGACCCATGGAGAACCTTCGGCCCCAAGCAGGCCCAGTCGTGGACAACCCACCCGACCATCACAAG GGCCTCCTGTTGACTTCCAGCCTGGTGCCCCTCAAGGCATTGAGCCCAAACGCCCACCTCCACCTCGCCCTGGAGCCCCTCCAGCAAGACCAGCACCCCCCCAACGCCCGCCGCCACCCTCAG GAGGCATGAGCCCTCTGCCAGTTAGAAAGGACTCTGGAG ACTGTGGCATATGTCCCAGCCCACTGCTTGGTAGGAGAGGCAGTGAAG GACCAAAAAGCCCCGCTCTGCCTCGGCcagatgctgctgcag GTCGAGGCCAGGTAGCAGTGGGAGCTCCTGGACCTGGAGGTGCTCCAAGACCA AATATTCCTGCTCGAGTTGGGGTAATCAGTGTGCCTCCCCAGTCTCGtccaccacctccagctcacCCTGGAGCACCCAGACCCATCCCAGAGGTGCATCCCGGGGCCCCTCGGCCCATCCCAGACACTCACCCTGGAGCCCCAAGACCTATTCCCAGTGCACAGCCCAAACCGACTGATCTGCCACCAG GTCCACCTTCAGGACCACCTCCTACAGAGCCCCCTCCAGTGAGAGCCCAGGTTCCATCACCCATGCAGCCACCTATGCAGCCCCAAGCAGCTGCCCCTTCAGTTCAGTCCCAGCTCCCAGCACCGATGCAGCCCACACTCCCAACTCCACTCCAGCCGCAGCAGGCCGCTGCCGCCCCTGCCGGGCCTCCACAGGCCCTCGCCTCTCCCAAACCCCCACCTCGTTCCCGCTCCTCTCATGCTCTGCCACCTGATGCTGCCAAGCCTGAGACAGCCCCAGCTGCACAG ACTAATGGACTGAATGGAATCCAAAGAGAAGCACAATGGAAGCCCGACCCCTTCGACACACTTAGATCTGacttgctctcctcctcctccaccccctggCACACCACCCAGTCACTGAACAGAGGCTCCTCTCTGCGTGCACCTCCATCCATTCCTGCGTCTAGGCCGTCTTCCAACACCCTCCCTACATCCTTCTCCCTCCAgtcctctgctctgtcagaCCTGCAGGCACTCGATTCGTCCTCTtcgtcctctctctccaccccgTCACCTTTCGCGTCCTCCCTGCTCCCGCCTCCTCCGGTCCCGTCTCGCAGTCGCTCGCAGGAGACACTGCGCGCCTCTCCCGGGTCCTTCCCTGCTGACCCACAACCTGCCCGACCCAGCAGCACCAATCCCTTCACCGGCCCACTggcgcagcagcagcatcaccgcTCGCTCACCCCGGACTTCAGCATCCAGCGTCCAGCCCAGCCATTTAACCTTCAGAGGACCATGTCTGCTCTTACGCAGCCACTCATCCCCATGCCTGCTCCAACAGCAGCCGCACCCGCCCCCCAGATCCAAAGGACCATGTCCTTGTTTGGACCGCCATCGACTCTCAATCCTAATCCTCTACTCCCTCTCACCCCTGAACATTCCTCTACCCCCGCTTTGCCTCTGGCGCCACCCTCCTCCATTCCGCCTGCCCTCGCACCTCGTCGCCAGCCACCTCCCGCAGCAGGGAAGCAAACCCAGCAGTGGGTCACTTTCGATGACGATTTTCCAGCTACAAGCAAAACACCGCAGGTCCCCATCTTCCCCTCCAGTTCCCTAGTGTCCCAAACTCGGACTCTGCCTTCCCGCTCCGTGTTTGACTCAGAGCCCGACTGGTTATCTTCAGCACCTTCAGGATTCCcaaccctccctcctcccgtcCCAACTAGAACCGGTAACCCAAAGCTCCCTGAGGGGCCCAGCGACGACTGCTTCTTCTCCAGGGAGTCAACAGAAAGATAG
- the synj1 gene encoding synaptojanin-1 isoform X8, producing MAFSKGYRIYHKLDPPPYSVIVETRTREECLMFESGAVAVLSAAEKEAIKNTYSKIVDAYGILGVLRLNLGDSMLHSLVVVTGCSSAGKVQDSEVFRVTQTDFISLKNDPGDEDRIAEVRKVLNSGHFYFAWSATGVSMDLSLNAHRRILEDTTDNRFFWNQSLHLHLKHYGVNCDDWLLRLMCGGVEIRTIYAGHKQAKACIFSRLSSERAGTRFNVRGTNDDGQVANFVETEQVIFLDDRVSSFIQIRGSIPLFWEQPGIQVGSHRVKLSRGFEANAPAFERHFTALRRLYGKQVIINLLGSKEGEHMLSKAFQSHLKASEHASAVKMVNFDYHQNVKGGKTDKLHSVLKPYLSKFIEECGFFYYSGEMGITRTQGGTIRTNCLDCLDRTNSVQAFFALEMLPKQLEEMGLTEKPQLVARFQEVFRTMWSANGDSVSKIYAGTGALDGKAKAGKLKDGARSVTRTIQNNFFDSSKQEAIDILRLGSTLNSDLADKARALLTTSSLYVTEPVLQSASPRVLLGMCQNYQKYTRPKQIRVCVGTWNVNGGKQFRSIAFRNQTLNDWLLDAPKKAGHPDFQDSKANPIDIFAIGFEEMVELNAGNIVSASTTNQKLWAAELQKNISRDHKYVLLASEQLVGVCLFVFIRPQHAPFIRDVAVDTVKTGMGGATGNKGGVAIRLLFHTTSICFVCSHFAAGQSQVKERNDDYSEITRRLTFPMGRLLYSHDYVFWCGDFNYRISMPNEEVKDLIKQQNWDALTAGDQLLDQKNAGLVFRGFIEGKLDFAPTYKYDLFSEDYDTSEKCRTPAWTDRILWKRRKWNFDRTAEEMNVVGAASTSGENEDDPEHPWSPGTLKYYGRAELKTSDHRPVVAIMDVDILEVDPEARHQVYKEVIALQGPPDGTILVSLCSSGPEDYFDDALIDELLDKFAQFGEVILIRFVEEKMWVTFLEGYSALAALSLSASTVLGKVIDIRLKSPGWIKSLEEEMSVERICGSIPTSASSTLLAEDTDMGDDDYDMEGDVDEEVEEILPQHLQPGAGSGPGSSPLPSPRSSPCPSPTHGEPSAPSRPSRGQPTRPSQGPPVDFQPGAPQGIEPKRPPPPRPGAPPARPAPPQRPPPPSGGMSPLPVRKDSGDCGICPSPLLGRRGSEGPKSPALPRPDAAAGRGQVAVGAPGPGGAPRPNIPARVGVISVPPQSRPPPPAHPGAPRPIPEVHPGAPRPIPDTHPGAPRPIPSAQPKPTDLPPGPPSGPPPTEPPPVRAQVPSPMQPPMQPQAAAPSVQSQLPAPMQPTLPTPLQPQQAAAAPAGPPQALASPKPPPRSRSSHALPPDAAKPETAPAAQPEKPSG from the exons ATGGCCTTCAGCAAGGGATATCGCATCTACCACAAGCTGGATCCACCCCCCTACAGTGTCATAGTGGAAACTAGGACCAGGGAAGAATGCCTCATGTTCGAATCAGGGGCTGTTGCCGTTCTGT CGGCGGCAGAGAAGGAGGCCATCAAAAACACATACTCAAAGATTGTTGATGCTTATGGAATCCTGGGTGTCCTCCGCCTCAACCTGG GTGACTCCATGCTCCACAGTCTGGTGGTTGTGACAGGATGCAGCTCTGCGGGGAAGGTGCAGGATTCAGAGGTTTTCAGAGTCACGCAGACAGACTTCATATCACTGAAGAATGATCCAGGGGACGAAGACCGGATTGCTGAGGTGCGAAAGGTCCTAAACTCAGGACACTTCTACTTTGCCTGGTCTGCCACTGGAGTCAGCATGGACTTGAGTCTCAATGCACATCGCAGGATCCTAGAAGATACTACAGATAACCGTTTCTTTTG GAACCAGTCTCTGCACCTGCATCTAAAACACTACGGAGTAAACTGTGATGACTGGCTGTTGAGGCTGATGTGTGGGGGTGTGGAGATCAGGACTATCTATGCAGGGCACAAACAGGCTAAGGCCTGCATCTTCTCTCGCCTCAGCTCAGAGCGAGCAGGAACACGATTCAACGTCCGAGGAACAAACGATGATGGCCAGGTGGCCAACTTTGTGGAGACGGAACAG GTTATTTTCCTGGATGACAGAGTCTCATCCTTCATACAGATCCGTGGGTCCATTCCTCTTTTCTGGGAACAGCCAGGAATCCAG GTTGGCTCTCATCGTGTCAAACTCTCAAGGGGATTTGAGGCAAATGCCCCGGCATTCGAAAG acACTTCACTGCACTGCGGAGGTTGTATGGCAAACAGGTGATCATCAACCTGCTCGGGAGTAAGGAAGGAGAACACATGCTCAGCAAAGCATTTCAG AGTCACCTGAAGGCATCGGAGCACGCGTCAGCAGTGAAAATGGTGAACTTTGACTACCATCAAAATGTGAAGGGAGGCAAGACAGACAAACTCCACAGTGTCCTCAAACCCTACCTCAGCAAGTTCATAGAGGAGTGTGGGTTCTTCTACTACTCTGGAGAGATGGGCATCACAAG GACTCAGGGTGGAACCATTAGGACCAACTGCCTGGACTGTCTGGATAGAACCAACAGTGTCCAGGCCTTCTTTGCCCTTGAG ATGTTGCcaaagcagctggaggaaatgGGTCTTACAGAGAAGCCCCAGCTGGTGGCCAGATTCCAGGAGGTTTTTAGGACCATGTGGTCCGCCAATGGAGACTCCGTCAGTAAGATCTATGCGGGCACCGGTGCCCTGGATGGCAAGGCCAAG GCCGGGAAGCTAAAAGATGGAGCTCGCTCTGTGACAAGGACCATCCAGAATAACTTCTTCGACAGCTCCAAGCAGGAGGCTATAGACATCCTGAGGCTGGGCTCCACGCTTAACAGTGATTTGGCTGACAAAGCTCGGGCCTTGCTCACCACCTCCAGTCTTTACG TCACTGAGCCGGTCTTACAATCAG CCTCCCCGAGAGTATTGCTGGGAATGTGTCAGAACTACCAGAAATACACAAGGCCCAAGCAGATCCGGGTGTGTGTGGGTACCTGGAATGTCAACGGGGGTAAACAGTTCCGCAGCATCGCTTTCCGCAACCAGACACTCAACGACTGGCTGTTGGATGCTCCAAAGAAGGCGGGGCATCCTGACTTCCAGg ACAGCAAAGCCAACCCCATAGATATCTTTGCCATTGGTTTTGAGGAAATGGTTGAACTAAATGCTGGCAACATCGTCAGTGCCAG CACGACCAACCAGAAGCTTTGGGCAGCCGAGCTACAAAAAAACATATCGAGGGACCACAAATATGTGCTGCTGGCTTCAGAGCAGCTGGTGggagtgtgtctgtttgttttcatccgCCCCCAACACGCACCTTTCATCAG GGATGTCGCTGTTGATACTGTAAAAACCGGAATGGGCGGGGCTACAGGCAATAAAGGAGGTGTGGCCATACGCCTGCTGTTCCACACCACCAGCATCTGCTTCGTCTGCTCCCACTTTGCTGCTGGCCAGTCACAGGTCAAGGAGAGGAACGACGACTACAGCGAGATCACGCGCAGACTCACCTTCCCCATG GGTCGTCTGCTGTACTCACACGACTACGTTTTCTGGTGTGGAGACTTCAACTACCGAATCAGCATGCCCAACGAGGAAGTCAAGGATCTGATCAAACAGCAGAACTGGGATGCCTTGACAGCTGGGGACCAGTTGTTGGACCAGAAGAATGCTGGTTTG GTTTTCCGAGGTTTCATTGAGGGGAAGTTGGATTTTGCCCCCACCTATAAGTATGACCTCTTCTCAGAGGATTATGACACCAGTGAGAAGTGCCGCACGCCAGCCTGGACTGACCGCATActctggaagaggaggaagtggaactTTGACAGAACGG CTGAGGAGATGAATGTAGTAGGTGCAGCTTCTACATCTGGAGAGAATGAGGACGATCCAGAACATCCTTGGAGCCCTGGGACTCTGAAATACTATGGCAGGGCTGAGCTTAAGACCTCAGACCACAG GCCTGTGGTGGCCATAATGGATGTGGACATCCTGGAGGTGGACCCCGAGGCCCGGCACCAGGTCTACAAGGAGGTCATCGCCCTGCAAGGGCCTCCAGATGGCACTATCCTGGTGTCGCTGTGCTCCTCTGGTCCTGAAGACTATTTCGATGATGCACTCATAGATGAACTGCTGGACAAGTTtgctcagtttggagaagtcaTACTTATCAG GTTTGTTGAGGAGAAGATGTGGGTGACCTTCTTGGAAGGATACTCTGCTcttgctgctctgtctctcagcGCTTCCACT GTCCTTGGCAAGGTGATTGACATCCGTCTGAAGAGTCCAGGCTGGATCAAGAGTCTCGAGGAGGAGATGAGTGTGGAGAGAATCTGCGGGAGCATCCCCACCTCAGCCAGCTCCACCCTGCTCGCTGAGGACACGGACATGGGCGACGATGATTACGACATGGAAG GTGACGTGGATGAAGAGGTTGAGGAGATCCTTCCCCAGCACCTGCAGCCTGGAGCAGGCTCTGGCCCTGGATcttcccctcttccctcccccCGCAGCAGTCCCTGTCCCTCCCCGACCCATGGAGAACCTTCGGCCCCAAGCAGGCCCAGTCGTGGACAACCCACCCGACCATCACAAG GGCCTCCTGTTGACTTCCAGCCTGGTGCCCCTCAAGGCATTGAGCCCAAACGCCCACCTCCACCTCGCCCTGGAGCCCCTCCAGCAAGACCAGCACCCCCCCAACGCCCGCCGCCACCCTCAG GAGGCATGAGCCCTCTGCCAGTTAGAAAGGACTCTGGAG ACTGTGGCATATGTCCCAGCCCACTGCTTGGTAGGAGAGGCAGTGAAG GACCAAAAAGCCCCGCTCTGCCTCGGCcagatgctgctgcag GTCGAGGCCAGGTAGCAGTGGGAGCTCCTGGACCTGGAGGTGCTCCAAGACCA AATATTCCTGCTCGAGTTGGGGTAATCAGTGTGCCTCCCCAGTCTCGtccaccacctccagctcacCCTGGAGCACCCAGACCCATCCCAGAGGTGCATCCCGGGGCCCCTCGGCCCATCCCAGACACTCACCCTGGAGCCCCAAGACCTATTCCCAGTGCACAGCCCAAACCGACTGATCTGCCACCAG GTCCACCTTCAGGACCACCTCCTACAGAGCCCCCTCCAGTGAGAGCCCAGGTTCCATCACCCATGCAGCCACCTATGCAGCCCCAAGCAGCTGCCCCTTCAGTTCAGTCCCAGCTCCCAGCACCGATGCAGCCCACACTCCCAACTCCACTCCAGCCGCAGCAGGCCGCTGCCGCCCCTGCCGGGCCTCCACAGGCCCTCGCCTCTCCCAAACCCCCACCTCGTTCCCGCTCCTCTCATGCTCTGCCACCTGATGCTGCCAAGCCTGAGACAGCCCCAGCTGCACAG CCGGAGAAGCCCTCAGGGTGA